A part of Bartonella quintana genomic DNA contains:
- a CDS encoding FtsB family cell division protein: MWTKQKPRSIKMRFVLPLMTVGVVSYFSYHIYHGQYGLYSCNEVNQHIVELEKELHKVEAERMFIEKRIFLLRNGHIEKDMLDEYVRKNLNFSKPNELTILTPLNDIKS, encoded by the coding sequence ATGTGGACAAAACAAAAACCCAGATCGATCAAAATGCGCTTTGTACTTCCACTTATGACAGTGGGAGTTGTCAGCTATTTCAGTTACCACATTTATCATGGTCAGTACGGATTGTATTCATGCAATGAAGTTAATCAACATATTGTCGAATTAGAAAAGGAACTTCATAAGGTAGAAGCTGAGCGGATGTTCATTGAAAAGCGTATCTTTCTTTTACGCAATGGGCATATTGAAAAGGATATGCTGGATGAATATGTTCGGAAGAATTTAAACTTTTCCAAGCCAAATGAATTGACAATTTTAACCCCCTTAAATGATATTAAAAGTTAA
- a CDS encoding NINE protein, which yields MRGVIISQDQGAYLVSGDDGKRYQFATWDWLGKNPPRVGDTVDFVCEGDSVNSVFPLLKQGSEHSRVMFALICWFAGIFGVHRFMVGKVWTGALMLILSLSVVGLIVTGIWAIVDFIVIVAGNFTDKNGYKITS from the coding sequence ATGAGAGGTGTGATTATTAGTCAAGATCAAGGGGCTTATCTTGTATCGGGTGATGATGGTAAGCGTTATCAATTTGCGACTTGGGATTGGTTGGGAAAAAATCCACCGAGGGTAGGGGACACCGTTGATTTTGTGTGTGAGGGAGATTCTGTTAATTCTGTTTTTCCATTGTTAAAACAGGGTTCAGAGCACTCAAGAGTAATGTTCGCCCTCATTTGTTGGTTTGCTGGTATATTTGGTGTTCATCGTTTTATGGTTGGTAAAGTTTGGACTGGTGCTTTAATGCTTATTCTCTCTTTATCAGTTGTCGGGTTGATAGTTACTGGGATTTGGGCAATTGTTGATTTTATAGTCATTGTGGCTGGGAACTTTACTGACAAAAATGGGTATAAAATCACGAGTTAG